Proteins encoded within one genomic window of Alcanivorax sp. REN37:
- the holA gene encoding DNA polymerase III subunit delta yields MQIKPEALSRQLAQNGLLPAYLVSGDEPFQQQECTDLLRRTARDKGFDERHLFSADSGIDWPALYAEAQSLSLFGGARILEVRLGEKRPDKSASEMLVQLLEAPPPDTLLVISCSKLDRRRDHGSRWVKALDQVGAMIEVWPVAAGQLPGWIEARLRRLGLAASGDALALLVERSEGNLLAAAQEVDKLALLFPGATLTPEQVEAAVGHSSRFSPFDLGDALGGGDLPRALRILDTLHAEGVESPVVLWALTREVRQLAQIIGGEDPGRLPPQRLRQLQQQARRLGPAGVQQAVALAARADQALKGMADGDPWQHLTSLVLRLGGQPLPAVLEL; encoded by the coding sequence ATGCAAATTAAGCCGGAAGCGCTGTCTCGGCAGCTGGCCCAGAACGGCCTGCTGCCAGCCTACCTGGTGAGCGGCGATGAGCCATTCCAACAGCAGGAATGCACCGACCTGCTGCGCCGCACCGCGCGCGATAAAGGCTTCGATGAGCGGCACTTATTTTCCGCCGACAGCGGCATCGACTGGCCCGCCCTCTATGCCGAAGCGCAGAGCCTGAGTTTGTTCGGCGGCGCCCGCATCCTCGAAGTCAGACTCGGCGAAAAGCGCCCCGACAAAAGCGCCAGCGAGATGCTGGTGCAGCTGTTGGAAGCGCCCCCCCCCGATACCCTGCTGGTGATTAGCTGCTCCAAACTCGACCGCCGCCGCGATCACGGCAGCCGCTGGGTGAAGGCGTTGGACCAGGTCGGCGCCATGATCGAAGTATGGCCGGTGGCCGCCGGCCAACTGCCCGGCTGGATTGAAGCGCGGCTGCGCCGCCTCGGCCTTGCCGCCAGCGGCGACGCGCTGGCGCTGCTGGTGGAGCGCAGCGAAGGCAACCTGCTGGCAGCCGCTCAGGAAGTGGACAAGTTGGCGCTGCTGTTCCCCGGCGCCACCTTGACGCCGGAACAGGTGGAAGCGGCCGTCGGCCACAGCAGCCGTTTCAGTCCGTTCGACCTTGGCGACGCGCTCGGCGGCGGTGACCTGCCGCGCGCGCTGCGCATCCTCGACACCTTGCACGCTGAAGGAGTGGAGTCACCGGTAGTGCTCTGGGCCTTGACCCGCGAAGTACGGCAACTGGCGCAGATCATTGGCGGTGAAGACCCCGGTCGACTGCCGCCGCAGCGTCTGCGCCAATTGCAACAGCAAGCGCGCCGGCTCGGCCCGGCTGGGGTGCAGCAGGCGGTGGCGCTGGCCGCCCGTGCCGATCAGGCGCTCAAAGGCATGGCGGACGGCGATCCTTGGCAGCACCTCACCAGTTTGGTGCTGCGGCTTGGCGGGCAGCCGCTGCCGGCGGTGTTGGAACTGTAA
- a CDS encoding LPS-assembly lipoprotein LptE, whose protein sequence is MSRRGAVWLVALLGLVLTLSACGFRPRGAPQYEHLSALQLRGASLNLEHLVRRALETSGVAVHDAAPLALTISDENTQRRTVAVDRYGRAAEMELRYSFTWQLLDADSRQPLNERRNIALIRNFIYDADNATAASDEESSTRDSLYEDATWQLLRQLDATVGRLRAAQPDNWSLDGETRADRHAN, encoded by the coding sequence ATGAGCCGGCGCGGCGCGGTGTGGCTGGTGGCTCTGTTGGGGCTGGTGCTGACGCTGAGCGCCTGCGGCTTCCGGCCGCGTGGCGCGCCGCAGTACGAGCATCTGTCGGCGCTGCAGCTGCGCGGTGCCAGCCTTAATCTGGAGCACTTGGTGCGGCGCGCATTGGAAACCAGCGGTGTGGCGGTGCATGACGCCGCGCCGTTGGCGCTCACCATCAGCGACGAAAACACCCAGCGCCGCACCGTGGCGGTGGACCGCTACGGCCGCGCGGCGGAGATGGAGCTGCGTTACAGCTTTACCTGGCAATTGCTCGATGCCGACAGCCGCCAGCCGCTGAATGAACGCCGCAACATCGCGCTGATCCGCAACTTCATCTACGACGCCGACAACGCCACCGCTGCCAGTGACGAGGAATCCTCCACCCGCGATTCGCTGTACGAGGACGCCACCTGGCAACTGCTGCGCCAGCTCGACGCCACCGTCGGCCGGCTGCGCGCCGCGCAACCGGACAACTGGTCGCTGGACGGCGAGACCCGCGCCGACCGCCATGCAAATTAA
- the leuS gene encoding leucine--tRNA ligase, with product METQYRPEQIEAEAQAYWAQHNTFKVCEDPSREKFYCLSMFPYPSGRLHMGHVRNYTIGDVISRYQRMLGKNVLQPMGWDAFGLPAENAAIQRGVAPAAWTYDNVAYMKGELQRLGFGYDWSREITTCDPEYYRWEQWFFTKLYEQGLVYRKMSTVNWDPVDQTVLANEQVINGRGWRSDALVEQKEIPQWFIRITDYAEELLNDLDQLDDWPDQVKAMQRNWIGRSEGVELCFDVDGTPLRVYTTRPDTLFGVSYVAVAAAHPLAQQAATDNPALAAFIEQCSHTKTAEADLATMAKLGVDTGLRARHPLTGESVPVWAANFVLMNYGTGAVMAVPAHDERDWEFAQQYGLPIKQVIAPADGSAVDLTRGAMTDKGVLVNSGDFTGLTSDAAFDAIAARLVEQGLGEKKINYRLRDWGVSRQRYWGAPIPMLTLENGDIVPAPADQLPVVLPEDVVMDGVRSPIKADPEWARTEFNGQPALRETDTFDTFMESSWYYARFCSADASTMVDPAAANYWLPVDQYIGGIEHAILHLLYSRFFHKLLRDTGLVDSDEPFKRLLCQGMVLKDGVKMSKSKGNTVDPQSLIDQYGADTVRLFTMFAAPPEQSLEWSDAGVEGANRFIKRLWRLVTENLAPTVALDPAALDDAARALRRKTHETLAKVSDDFGRRQTFNTAIAAVMELINEVARFQPQSAQDHAVVREALENTVLMLAPIVPHLCHVLWQALGHTDAVVDQAWPQHDDSALVKDTIELVVQVNGKVRARIDAPASADQATLEQLARAAPNVQRFLEDVVVRKVIVVPGKLVNIVVSAA from the coding sequence ATGGAAACACAGTATCGTCCCGAGCAAATCGAAGCGGAAGCCCAAGCCTACTGGGCACAGCACAACACCTTCAAAGTGTGTGAAGACCCGTCGCGGGAAAAGTTCTACTGCCTGAGCATGTTCCCCTACCCCAGCGGTCGGCTGCACATGGGGCACGTGCGCAACTACACCATCGGCGACGTGATCAGCCGCTACCAGCGCATGCTGGGCAAGAACGTGCTGCAACCGATGGGTTGGGACGCCTTCGGCCTGCCGGCGGAAAACGCCGCCATCCAACGCGGTGTGGCTCCTGCCGCCTGGACCTACGACAACGTTGCCTACATGAAAGGCGAGTTGCAGCGGCTCGGTTTCGGCTATGACTGGAGCCGCGAAATTACCACCTGTGACCCCGAGTACTACCGCTGGGAGCAGTGGTTTTTCACCAAGCTTTACGAGCAAGGCTTGGTCTACCGCAAGATGTCCACCGTTAACTGGGACCCGGTAGACCAGACTGTGCTGGCCAACGAGCAGGTGATCAACGGCCGTGGCTGGCGCTCCGATGCGCTGGTGGAACAGAAAGAAATCCCGCAGTGGTTCATCCGCATCACCGACTACGCTGAAGAACTGCTGAACGACCTCGACCAGTTGGACGACTGGCCGGACCAAGTGAAAGCAATGCAGCGCAACTGGATCGGCCGTTCCGAAGGCGTCGAGCTGTGCTTCGATGTCGACGGCACCCCGCTGCGCGTCTACACCACCCGCCCGGACACCCTGTTCGGTGTCAGCTATGTGGCAGTGGCCGCCGCGCATCCGCTGGCCCAGCAAGCCGCCACCGATAACCCGGCGCTGGCCGCCTTCATCGAGCAGTGCAGCCACACCAAAACCGCCGAAGCGGATCTTGCCACCATGGCCAAGCTCGGCGTCGACACCGGCCTGCGCGCGCGCCACCCTCTCACCGGCGAATCAGTGCCGGTGTGGGCCGCCAACTTCGTGCTGATGAACTACGGCACCGGCGCCGTGATGGCGGTTCCGGCCCACGATGAGCGCGATTGGGAATTTGCCCAGCAGTACGGGCTGCCGATCAAGCAAGTGATCGCCCCGGCCGACGGCAGCGCGGTGGATCTCACCCGCGGCGCTATGACCGACAAGGGCGTGCTGGTGAATTCCGGTGATTTCACCGGCCTCACTTCCGACGCCGCCTTCGATGCCATCGCCGCGCGCTTGGTGGAACAGGGCTTGGGCGAGAAAAAGATCAACTACCGCCTGCGCGACTGGGGTGTATCACGCCAGCGTTACTGGGGTGCTCCGATCCCGATGCTGACGCTGGAAAACGGCGACATCGTACCGGCTCCGGCCGACCAGTTGCCGGTGGTGTTGCCGGAAGATGTGGTCATGGATGGCGTGCGCAGCCCGATCAAGGCCGATCCGGAGTGGGCACGCACCGAATTCAACGGCCAGCCCGCCCTGCGCGAAACCGACACCTTCGATACTTTCATGGAATCGAGCTGGTACTACGCGCGCTTCTGCTCGGCCGATGCCAGCACCATGGTCGACCCTGCCGCCGCCAACTACTGGCTGCCGGTGGATCAGTACATCGGCGGCATCGAGCACGCCATCCTGCACCTGCTCTACTCGCGCTTCTTCCACAAGCTGCTGCGCGACACCGGTCTGGTGGATTCCGACGAGCCGTTCAAGCGCCTGCTGTGCCAGGGCATGGTGCTCAAAGACGGCGTCAAAATGTCCAAATCAAAGGGCAACACGGTCGACCCGCAATCGCTGATCGACCAGTACGGTGCCGACACCGTGCGCCTGTTCACCATGTTTGCCGCACCGCCGGAACAATCGCTGGAATGGAGCGACGCCGGCGTTGAAGGCGCCAACCGTTTCATCAAGCGCCTGTGGCGTCTGGTCACCGAAAACCTTGCGCCCACGGTAGCGCTGGACCCGGCTGCTCTGGATGACGCTGCCCGCGCACTGCGCCGCAAGACCCATGAAACGCTGGCCAAGGTCAGCGATGATTTCGGCCGACGTCAGACCTTCAACACCGCCATTGCCGCGGTGATGGAACTGATCAACGAGGTGGCGCGCTTCCAACCCCAGTCCGCCCAAGACCACGCGGTGGTGCGGGAAGCACTGGAGAACACGGTGCTAATGCTGGCGCCGATCGTGCCGCACCTGTGCCACGTGCTGTGGCAGGCGCTGGGCCACACCGATGCGGTGGTCGATCAGGCGTGGCCGCAACACGACGACAGCGCCTTGGTGAAAGACACCATCGAGCTGGTGGTGCAAGTGAACGGCAAAGTGCGCGCGCGCATTGATGCGCCTGCCAGTGCTGACCAGGCCACGCTGGAGCAGTTGGCCCGCGCCGCGCCGAACGTGCAGCGTTTTCTTGAGGATGTAGTGGTGCGCAAAGTGATAGTGGTGCCCGGCAAGCTGGTGAACATTGTGGTATCTGCCGCATGA
- a CDS encoding YdcF family protein, whose protein sequence is MTVMAWVLVLTAVGTLPAVVLGLLPPAPRRQRDVVPQAVVVLGAGRTRWGGHWRLPPAGLRRLAVGAERAAQAALPMLLCGGRKRRLGPTESALMGTLLERRWPQQQAWLEQRSRNTWENARYGAQELRLRGIDSILLVTSRAHQARAALSFRAQGLRVEVISADDSLGPAWMPSVGALALLPDIYYEWMALVFYRLRYL, encoded by the coding sequence ATGACGGTCATGGCATGGGTGTTGGTGCTTACCGCGGTCGGCACGCTGCCGGCGGTGGTGCTGGGGCTGCTGCCACCGGCACCGCGCAGGCAGCGTGATGTGGTGCCGCAGGCGGTGGTGGTACTGGGCGCTGGGCGTACCCGATGGGGCGGCCATTGGCGCTTGCCGCCGGCCGGGCTGCGGCGGCTGGCGGTGGGGGCCGAGCGTGCCGCTCAAGCGGCGCTGCCAATGTTGCTGTGCGGCGGCCGCAAGCGGCGCCTGGGGCCCACCGAAAGTGCGTTGATGGGCACTCTGCTGGAGCGGCGTTGGCCGCAGCAGCAGGCCTGGCTGGAGCAGCGCAGCCGCAATACCTGGGAAAATGCCCGCTATGGCGCGCAAGAGCTGCGCTTGCGTGGCATCGACAGCATCCTGTTGGTCACCAGTCGTGCTCACCAAGCGCGGGCGGCGCTGTCATTTCGCGCCCAGGGACTGCGGGTGGAAGTGATCAGCGCCGATGACAGCCTTGGCCCAGCGTGGATGCCTTCGGTAGGAGCGCTGGCGCTGCTGCCGGACATTTACTACGAATGGATGGCGCTGGTGTTCTACCGCTTGCGCTATTTGTGA